The Helianthus annuus cultivar XRQ/B chromosome 16, HanXRQr2.0-SUNRISE, whole genome shotgun sequence genome includes a window with the following:
- the LOC118488290 gene encoding uncharacterized protein LOC118488290, translating to MSQQEIQYTIYNVRVKLGRRDQVGETPMQILFHWLNKIRFVFFHRTSEKDERLQDVFFIHPKSNKLWYAFPHVLLIDSTYKTNQYKMPHFHIIGVTPTYISFCIAHAFITYEKEENFLWVLQQLKDLLENHIENDLFLFGPINISTLVRVESQHALLKRYLNESNNTLDKVVPLIDQVLENQLTEIRGNIEQSRSRTIDNHDKPIFDFLRKRVIHACLDQLAKEIYVLEDLQDANGERIPLESIDPFLRKLGMKSLNEDGQEEDIDIDIELEILVQRIMGRPREVKKNMFQKIKELVNPQPTNVKQPLVQKNTCGRPTLKAQQQKLVDSFVEPSRHSL from the exons ATGTCTCAACAAGAaatacaatatacaatatacaatgtGCGAGTGAAATTGGGTCGGAGGGACCAAGTTGGCGAGACTCCAATGCAGATTCTTTTCCACTGGTTGAACAAAATTAGGTTTGTTTTCTTCCATCGAACATCTGAGAAGGACGAAAGACTACAAGATGTTTTCTTTATCCACCCAAAGTCGAACAAGTTGTGGTATGCCTTCCCACATGTGTTGCTTATAGACTCCACCTACAAGACGAACCAGTACAAAATGCCGCACTTCCATATTATCGGTGTCACACCTACATAcatctctttttgcattgccCATGCATTCATAACCTACGAAAAAGAGGAAAACTTCTTGTGGGTGTTACAGCAGTTGAAAGACTTATTGGAA AACCATATAGAGAACGATTTGTTTCTTTTTGGACCGATCAACATCTCAACTTTAGTCAGGGTGGAGAGTCAACATGCCCTTTTGAAGAGATACCTCAACGAGTCAAACAACACGCTGGATAAAGTTGTACCGCTTATCGATCAGGTCCTTGAAAACCAGTTAACAGAGATAAGAGGCAACATTGAACAAAGTAGGAGTCGTACAATAGATAACCATGACAAACCAATCTTTGATTTCCTACGAAAGAGGGTCATACATGCATGTCTCGATCAGTTAGCTAAGGAAATCTACGTCCTAGAGGACTTGCAAGATGCTAATG GAGAAAGGATTCCACTAGAGTCGATAGACCCCTTTTTGCGAAAGCTAGGTATGAAGTCTTTGAACGAagatggccaagaggaggatattgACATCGACATCGAACTAGAGATACTCGTACAACGTATAATGGGGAGGCCGAGAGAAGTAAAGAAAAATATGTTTCAAAAGATAAAGGAGTTGGTTAATCCCCAACCGACAAATGTAAAACAACCACTCGTGCAGAAAAACACATGTGGACGTCCAACTTTAAAGGCTCAACAACAAAAGTTGGTCGATTCGTTTGTGGAGCCTTCTAGACACAgtttgtaa